A section of the Sphingomonas sp. LT1P40 genome encodes:
- a CDS encoding glucoamylase family protein, which yields MFPSIRRRSLLAAPTLAAGAMASGCTRPLLAASAAPATPVLPDWYPDLERRTFNYFWELANRENGLVPDRWPTPAFCSIAAVGYALTCYPIGVERGWCGRAEAAELTRTTLRFFWNAPQGPEPTGRAGHKGFFYHFIDMKDGLRFKQVELSSVDTTILFMGILFAGEYFDADNAVEAEIRKLAVDIYARADWNFFRSDGRPQISMGWHPERGLIERNWDGYNEGMFVYILALAAPKHAVPANSWAAWTAPYPKFWRGTGETRHLAFAPLFGHQYSHIWIDFRGITDAPMREAGFDYFENSRRATWANRAYCVANPMGWTGYSKDVWGLTACDGPGNYQLPFKGETRTFYGYSARGPLGQPDERDDGTISPTAALGSLPFAPEIVIPAAEGLRKWPGLYGKYGFLDAINPSFTFADKRLEVGKINGAHGWLGTDYIGIDQGPILIQAANYRNDFVWSRMRKSAVIRKGLTAAGFTGGWLG from the coding sequence ATGTTCCCGAGTATCCGCCGCCGCTCCTTGCTCGCCGCCCCCACGCTCGCCGCCGGGGCGATGGCCTCGGGCTGCACGCGCCCGCTGCTGGCCGCATCGGCCGCGCCCGCAACACCCGTGCTGCCCGACTGGTATCCCGACCTTGAGCGGCGGACGTTCAACTATTTCTGGGAGCTGGCAAACCGCGAAAACGGGCTGGTTCCGGATCGCTGGCCCACGCCCGCTTTCTGCTCGATCGCGGCAGTCGGTTATGCGCTGACCTGCTATCCGATCGGCGTCGAGCGCGGCTGGTGCGGCCGCGCCGAAGCGGCTGAGCTGACGCGGACGACATTGCGCTTTTTCTGGAACGCGCCGCAGGGGCCGGAGCCGACCGGCAGGGCGGGGCACAAGGGATTCTTCTATCACTTCATCGACATGAAGGATGGGCTGCGTTTCAAGCAGGTCGAGCTGTCGAGCGTCGACACCACGATCCTGTTCATGGGGATCCTGTTCGCGGGCGAATATTTCGACGCCGACAACGCTGTCGAAGCGGAAATCCGAAAGCTCGCCGTGGATATCTATGCCCGCGCCGACTGGAATTTCTTCCGCAGCGACGGGCGACCGCAAATCTCGATGGGCTGGCACCCCGAGCGCGGGCTGATCGAGCGGAACTGGGACGGGTATAATGAGGGGATGTTCGTTTATATCCTCGCGCTTGCCGCGCCGAAGCATGCCGTTCCGGCGAACAGCTGGGCGGCGTGGACCGCGCCTTATCCCAAATTCTGGCGGGGTACGGGCGAGACCCGCCATCTCGCCTTCGCGCCGTTGTTCGGCCACCAGTACAGTCATATCTGGATCGATTTTCGCGGCATCACGGATGCGCCGATGCGCGAAGCCGGGTTCGACTATTTCGAGAATAGTCGCCGCGCGACCTGGGCCAACCGCGCCTATTGCGTCGCCAACCCGATGGGCTGGACCGGCTATTCAAAGGATGTGTGGGGCCTGACCGCATGTGACGGGCCGGGCAATTACCAGCTGCCGTTCAAGGGAGAGACGCGGACCTTTTACGGCTATTCCGCGCGTGGCCCATTGGGTCAGCCGGACGAGCGTGACGACGGCACGATTTCGCCGACTGCGGCGCTTGGATCATTGCCGTTCGCGCCGGAAATCGTGATTCCCGCCGCCGAGGGCCTGCGGAAATGGCCGGGGCTTTACGGCAAATACGGGTTTCTGGATGCGATCAACCCGAGCTTCACTTTCGCCGACAAACGGCTTGAGGTCGGCAAGATCAACGGCGCACATGGCTGGCTCGGCACTGATTATATCGGGATCGATCAGGGGCCGATCCTGATCCAGGCGGCGAATTACCGGAATGATTTCGTGTGGAGCCGGATGCGCAAATCGGCCGTGATCCGCAAGGGATTGACCGCAGCCGGGTTCACCGGCGGCTGGCTGGGCTGA
- a CDS encoding LacI family DNA-binding transcriptional regulator, with protein sequence MAEATIRDVARRAQVSIASVSRALNGLGNVRQETRDRVIAAAAELGYVPHAGARSLSLARAHAVGVVLPDLHGEFFSEFVRGMDREASKRGYVLLLSNIHDESEQAANALRAMRGRVDGLIVMAPHLSATMLRAALPATLPSLFINGPEEIDDRPTIRLDNLAAMDAMIAHLVANGHRRIVHVAGPEGNVDARERAEGFRIALARHAPDIEPLILSGDFSEEAGEAAARSIVANDIPCDAVFAANDMMALGCLQALRMAGVDVPGGIAVAGFDDVPLARYLGLTTMRVRIAEMGARAIERLIEMLEGGATDGRAERHETELVVRGTTAPR encoded by the coding sequence ATGGCCGAGGCGACGATCCGCGATGTGGCGCGCCGGGCGCAGGTGTCGATCGCATCGGTATCGCGCGCGCTGAACGGCCTGGGCAATGTCCGGCAGGAGACGCGGGACCGCGTTATCGCCGCTGCGGCAGAGCTGGGTTATGTGCCGCACGCCGGGGCACGCAGCCTGAGTCTGGCGCGTGCGCATGCGGTCGGCGTCGTGCTCCCCGACCTGCACGGCGAATTCTTTTCGGAGTTCGTGCGCGGCATGGACCGCGAGGCGAGCAAGCGTGGCTATGTGCTGCTGTTGTCCAACATTCATGACGAAAGCGAGCAGGCGGCGAATGCGTTGCGGGCGATGCGCGGGCGCGTCGACGGGCTGATCGTGATGGCCCCGCATCTGAGTGCGACAATGCTGCGCGCGGCGCTACCCGCGACGCTGCCGTCGCTGTTCATCAACGGGCCGGAAGAGATTGACGACCGTCCGACGATCCGGCTCGACAATCTGGCGGCAATGGACGCGATGATCGCGCATCTGGTGGCAAATGGCCATCGACGGATCGTCCATGTCGCCGGGCCCGAGGGCAATGTCGATGCGCGCGAGCGGGCCGAGGGTTTTCGCATCGCCCTTGCGCGGCATGCGCCCGACATCGAGCCGTTGATCCTGAGCGGCGACTTTTCGGAAGAGGCGGGCGAGGCGGCGGCGCGGTCGATCGTCGCAAACGACATCCCGTGCGACGCGGTGTTCGCGGCGAACGACATGATGGCTTTGGGCTGTCTGCAGGCGCTGCGCATGGCGGGCGTCGATGTACCGGGTGGCATCGCGGTGGCGGGGTTCGATGACGTGCCGCTCGCGCGATATCTGGGGCTGACAACGATGCGCGTGCGGATCGCCGAGATGGGCGCGCGTGCGATCGAGCGGTTGATCGAAATGCTGGAGGGGGGAGCCACGGACGGGCGCGCCGAGCGTCACGAGACCGAACTGGTGGTGCGGGGAACGACCGCACCGCGCTGA
- a CDS encoding GNAT family N-acetyltransferase has translation MNEPILFTERLILRRPAAEDLNGWAAFSADPVATEHLGGPVERSVAWRQLCTMAGSWEIAGFAMFSVIERATGKWVGRLGPWQPEGWPGTEVGWGVSSEFAGKGYAYEGAVAAMDYAVDILGWSEVIHTIAPENTRSIRLAQRLGSTNLRAAKLPAPYADVAVDAWGQTADQWRAGRQNRDVAAR, from the coding sequence ATGAACGAGCCGATCCTCTTCACCGAACGGCTGATCCTGCGCCGTCCGGCGGCTGAGGATCTTAACGGCTGGGCGGCTTTCAGCGCAGACCCGGTGGCGACCGAGCATCTCGGCGGACCGGTCGAGCGCAGCGTCGCTTGGCGACAGCTGTGCACGATGGCGGGGTCGTGGGAGATTGCCGGCTTTGCGATGTTCTCGGTCATCGAACGCGCCACCGGCAAATGGGTCGGACGGCTCGGCCCGTGGCAGCCGGAAGGCTGGCCAGGCACCGAAGTCGGCTGGGGCGTCTCCAGCGAATTCGCCGGCAAGGGCTACGCCTATGAAGGCGCAGTCGCGGCGATGGACTATGCCGTCGACATCTTGGGCTGGAGCGAGGTGATTCACACCATCGCCCCGGAAAACACCCGGTCGATCCGGCTTGCCCAACGCCTCGGCTCAACCAATTTGCGTGCCGCGAAACTCCCCGCGCCCTATGCCGATGTCGCGGTCGATGCCTGGGGCCAGACCGCCGATCAGTGGCGAGCGGGTCGCCAGAATCGGGACGTGGCGGCACGATGA
- a CDS encoding alkene reductase, whose translation MTSLFDPIQLGAIVAPNRILMAPLTRGRADRDAVPTDLMVEYYRQRASAGLIISEATGISRQGLGWPFAPGLWNAAQVEAWKPVTDAVHGAGGRIVAQLWHMGRQVHSSVTGEQPVSSSATQTAGHMHTYEGRQPSEVARPLTLDEFPALLEDYARATENALAAGFDGVQIHAANGYLIDQFLRDNANFRDDIYGGSVENRTRLLREVATRVASVAGAGRTAVRLSPNGESQGVDDSDPATLFGAAAALLSEIGIGFLELREPGADGTFGSTDVPKLSPVIRKAFSGPLVVNSDYATVEAAQAAIDSGVADAVSFGRTFLANPDLPQRLKQGAALNASNPKTWYSQGPEGYVDYPALADQEAA comes from the coding sequence ATGACCAGCCTGTTCGATCCTATCCAGCTTGGCGCGATCGTCGCGCCCAACCGCATATTGATGGCCCCGTTGACGCGCGGACGTGCCGACCGCGATGCGGTGCCGACGGATTTGATGGTGGAATATTACCGCCAGCGCGCGAGTGCTGGCCTGATTATCAGCGAGGCTACGGGGATCAGTCGTCAGGGGCTGGGCTGGCCGTTCGCGCCGGGGCTGTGGAACGCCGCGCAAGTCGAGGCGTGGAAGCCCGTGACCGATGCGGTGCACGGCGCGGGCGGGCGGATCGTCGCGCAGCTGTGGCATATGGGACGGCAGGTGCATTCGTCGGTGACCGGCGAGCAGCCGGTGTCGTCCTCGGCGACGCAGACGGCGGGGCATATGCACACTTACGAGGGACGGCAGCCGTCTGAAGTGGCACGTCCACTGACGCTCGACGAATTCCCGGCGCTGCTGGAGGATTACGCGCGGGCAACCGAGAATGCGCTGGCCGCCGGGTTCGACGGGGTACAGATTCATGCCGCCAATGGCTATCTGATCGACCAGTTCCTGCGCGACAATGCAAACTTCCGCGACGATATTTATGGCGGCAGCGTCGAGAACCGCACGCGCTTGCTGCGTGAAGTGGCGACGCGGGTTGCGAGCGTTGCAGGTGCCGGTCGCACTGCGGTGCGGCTGTCGCCCAATGGCGAGTCGCAAGGTGTCGATGACAGCGATCCGGCGACGCTGTTCGGTGCTGCCGCCGCGCTGCTGAGCGAGATCGGCATCGGCTTTCTGGAGCTGCGCGAGCCGGGCGCGGACGGCACATTCGGCAGCACCGACGTGCCCAAGCTGAGCCCGGTGATCCGCAAGGCATTCAGCGGGCCGCTGGTGGTCAATTCGGACTATGCGACGGTCGAAGCGGCGCAGGCAGCGATCGATTCCGGCGTGGCCGATGCGGTGAGTTTCGGGCGAACCTTCCTCGCCAATCCGGATTTGCCGCAGCGGTTGAAGCAGGGTGCGGCGTTGAACGCGAGCAATCCGAAGACATGGTACAGCCAGGGGCCGGAGGGGTATGTCGATTATCCGGCGCTGGCCGATCAGGAGGCCGCCTGA
- a CDS encoding COQ9 family protein, with translation MTTVADMTLDELRAALAPHLAANAAFDGWTAKAVDAAADAIGADRDVARLAVPGKPLEMIDTWFAEIDRRMAEALPPETLDAMKIRAKITALVEARLDALTADREALRRAVAILAMPQNAARATRLGWRSADAMWRLAGDSATDYNHYTKRAMLGGIYAATIAVFLQDESEGQAETRAFLARRIENITQFEKAKAKLAGRSDHRFSMSRFIGRLRYHAR, from the coding sequence ATGACCACAGTCGCCGACATGACGCTGGACGAGCTTCGCGCCGCACTCGCACCGCATCTCGCCGCCAATGCCGCGTTCGACGGCTGGACTGCCAAGGCGGTGGACGCCGCCGCCGATGCGATCGGTGCCGACCGCGACGTCGCCCGCCTCGCGGTGCCGGGCAAGCCGCTCGAAATGATCGACACTTGGTTCGCCGAAATCGACCGCCGCATGGCCGAAGCGCTTCCACCCGAAACGCTCGACGCCATGAAGATTCGCGCGAAGATCACCGCGCTGGTCGAAGCTCGCCTCGACGCCCTCACCGCCGACCGCGAAGCCCTGCGCCGCGCCGTCGCCATCTTGGCAATGCCGCAAAACGCCGCGCGCGCCACCCGGCTCGGCTGGCGCTCGGCGGATGCGATGTGGCGGCTCGCGGGCGACAGCGCGACCGATTACAACCACTATACCAAGCGCGCGATGCTCGGCGGGATTTACGCCGCGACGATCGCCGTGTTCCTGCAGGACGAGAGCGAGGGTCAGGCCGAAACCCGCGCCTTCCTCGCCCGCCGGATCGAAAACATCACGCAGTTCGAAAAAGCAAAGGCAAAGCTCGCCGGACGCAGCGACCACCGCTTCAGCATGTCGCGCTTCATCGGCCGACTGCGCTATCACGCGCGGTGA
- a CDS encoding DMT family transporter, protein MHESAAPTKAASPQSATALPFAALIFGNIALAFGPWFVRAADVGPVAAGFWRLALGVPVLLAIVYAMDRRPFRGASALWMTILFSGIAFAADLASWHIGILHTTLANATLFGNSATLMFPIWGFLIARAWPTQQQGFALALAAAGAALLLGRSYSLSPQNLLGDLLSLLAGTLYTVYFILMARAREVMAPLPALALSSIAGMLPLLLFAIFMGEQIWPQNWGVLIGLALASQVVGQGLMIYALGHLSPLVVGIGLLSQPIIAGAVGWIVYDERLGTLDFIGAALVAIALVLVRRESTPVATAPDEAKP, encoded by the coding sequence ATGCACGAGTCCGCCGCCCCAACAAAAGCTGCGTCCCCGCAAAGCGCAACTGCGCTGCCCTTCGCGGCGCTGATCTTCGGCAATATCGCGCTCGCGTTCGGCCCGTGGTTTGTGCGCGCCGCCGATGTCGGGCCGGTCGCCGCCGGATTCTGGCGGCTGGCGCTCGGCGTGCCGGTGCTGCTGGCGATCGTCTATGCGATGGACCGCCGCCCGTTTCGCGGCGCCAGCGCGCTGTGGATGACGATCCTGTTCAGCGGCATCGCCTTCGCCGCCGATCTCGCATCGTGGCATATCGGCATCCTCCACACCACACTCGCCAACGCCACGCTGTTCGGCAATTCGGCGACGCTGATGTTTCCGATCTGGGGCTTTCTCATCGCCCGTGCTTGGCCGACCCAGCAACAGGGGTTCGCGCTTGCCCTCGCCGCCGCCGGGGCCGCCCTGCTGCTCGGTCGATCCTACAGCCTGTCGCCGCAGAATCTGCTGGGCGACCTGTTGAGCCTGCTCGCCGGTACCCTCTACACCGTGTATTTCATCCTGATGGCCCGCGCCCGCGAAGTGATGGCCCCGCTTCCCGCGCTCGCACTGTCGAGCATCGCTGGCATGCTCCCGCTCCTGCTGTTCGCCATATTCATGGGTGAGCAGATCTGGCCCCAGAATTGGGGCGTGCTGATCGGCCTCGCACTCGCCAGCCAGGTCGTGGGACAAGGGCTGATGATCTACGCGCTCGGCCATCTCTCGCCGCTGGTGGTGGGCATCGGCCTGCTTTCGCAACCCATTATCGCGGGCGCGGTCGGCTGGATCGTCTATGACGAGCGTCTCGGCACGCTCGATTTTATTGGCGCGGCGCTGGTCGCCATCGCGCTGGTGCTGGTCCGGCGCGAATCCACGCCGGTTGCAACCGCGCCAGATGAGGCTAAACCGTGA
- a CDS encoding SixA phosphatase family protein, giving the protein MKTLTLLRHAKSSWDDPVARDFDRPLNGKGQRAAVTVGRYLRGEGLSFDHVSASPATRVVETIDRVETGYGSQLAPAWDKRIYLASASSLLDVIHELPDGADSALLIGHNPGLEDLVLTLIPDRAGDALRDSIEEKFPTAAVAVMTFDVADWGAIRANGGTLVRFTRPRDLDPALGPDRG; this is encoded by the coding sequence ATGAAGACGCTGACGTTGCTGCGCCACGCCAAATCGAGCTGGGACGATCCGGTCGCCCGCGATTTCGACCGGCCGTTGAATGGCAAGGGCCAGCGCGCCGCCGTCACCGTCGGTCGCTATCTGCGCGGCGAGGGCCTGAGCTTCGATCATGTCTCCGCATCACCCGCCACACGCGTGGTCGAGACGATCGACCGTGTCGAAACCGGCTATGGCAGCCAGCTCGCCCCGGCATGGGACAAGCGCATCTACCTCGCCTCCGCCTCCAGCCTGCTCGACGTGATCCACGAACTGCCGGATGGGGCCGACAGCGCGCTGTTGATCGGCCACAATCCGGGCCTCGAAGACCTCGTCCTGACGCTCATCCCCGATCGTGCAGGCGACGCACTGCGCGATTCGATCGAGGAGAAATTTCCCACCGCCGCCGTCGCGGTGATGACGTTCGACGTCGCCGACTGGGGCGCGATCCGCGCCAATGGCGGCACGCTGGTTCGTTTTACTCGCCCGCGTGATCTCGACCCCGCATTGGGGCCGGATCGCGGTTAA
- a CDS encoding ATP-dependent DNA helicase yields the protein MTALPWPALHASHGGIWISTAEGTRSVGRGEAVRMAADTPMLMLNAPLTGQRLGYPDLSGLDLLELFAFLRPAQFMVPTPRGLARTLGLAEPASDADVAPFLRKAAAAMLAIADTDWPEREGAWHAAQSLARLRWTWAPAVTQRLSRPEKAERWLFSRLPEWSEGQPRTPPRTVSLDVEEVRERLDTLTGKHAEPREGQRHYAEAAAAAFAPRTMRDSPNLVLAEAGTGIGKTLGYLAPASLWATKADGAVWVSTFTKALQRQLAHESERLFPDPEIRKQRIVTRKGRENYVCLLNLEDALQGGFAGRAAILAQLVARWAGYTADGDMVGGDLPGWLPALFRRNGSTALTDRRGECVYAGCPHYRKCFIERAARASADADIVIANHALVMVNAARGRETSTRPTRYVFDEGHHLFDAADAMFSVALSGQETIELRRWVTGPDSGSRGRRRGLAARLSDVASYDEGGAQAIAEAVDAARALPSEGWLQRVAEGQPFGPVEALLAAVRGLTYARDTDGSGDAGYGIETELAEPDAALIDATGPAAAAIEQLRRPLMTLGRRLEAVLDEAPDWLDGPARARIEGAIASLGWRAETVAAWLALIVRIGGPATPEFVDWLAVERIEGREIDIGIHRRWLDPSKPFAETVLKPAHGALVTSATLRAGGDWEVAEARSGAQHLLHPASRFEAASPFDYVNQAEVLIVTDIKRGDMGALAAAYARLILAAQGGTLGLFTAIRRLRAVHARIADRLAREGLPLYAQHVDPIDTGTLVDIFRDEPRASLIGTDALRDGVDVPGHSLRLVVMEGVPWSKPSVLHAARRLAYGGSAYDDRVVRARLAQAFGRLIRRADDHGAFVLLSAAMPSRLLTAFPPGTPIIRLPLDEAVKRVERLSSVAPLGQKAEAIPQSEPR from the coding sequence GTGACTGCACTTCCCTGGCCCGCGCTTCACGCCAGTCACGGCGGCATCTGGATATCGACTGCTGAGGGTACGCGCAGTGTCGGACGGGGCGAGGCGGTGCGGATGGCCGCCGATACGCCGATGCTCATGCTCAACGCGCCGCTGACGGGTCAGCGGCTCGGCTATCCCGATCTTTCAGGCCTGGACCTGCTCGAACTCTTCGCGTTCCTGCGCCCTGCACAGTTCATGGTCCCCACCCCGCGCGGCCTTGCCCGCACGTTGGGCCTCGCCGAACCCGCCAGCGATGCCGATGTCGCCCCGTTTCTGCGCAAAGCGGCGGCGGCGATGCTCGCCATTGCCGACACCGACTGGCCCGAGCGCGAAGGTGCATGGCACGCCGCACAGTCGCTCGCCCGCCTGCGCTGGACCTGGGCGCCCGCCGTCACGCAGCGGCTGTCGCGCCCCGAAAAGGCCGAACGCTGGCTGTTCTCGCGCCTCCCCGAATGGAGCGAGGGCCAGCCGCGCACGCCGCCACGCACCGTCAGCCTCGACGTCGAAGAGGTCCGCGAACGCCTCGACACCCTCACCGGCAAGCATGCCGAGCCGCGCGAAGGCCAGCGCCATTATGCCGAGGCCGCCGCCGCCGCCTTTGCCCCGCGCACGATGCGCGACTCACCCAACCTCGTCCTCGCCGAAGCTGGCACCGGCATCGGCAAGACCCTCGGCTATCTCGCCCCGGCCTCGCTCTGGGCGACCAAGGCCGACGGCGCAGTGTGGGTATCGACCTTCACCAAGGCATTACAACGCCAGCTCGCGCACGAAAGCGAGCGCCTGTTCCCCGACCCGGAAATCCGCAAGCAGCGTATCGTCACGCGCAAGGGCCGCGAGAATTACGTGTGCCTGCTCAATCTGGAGGACGCGCTGCAAGGCGGATTTGCCGGACGCGCCGCGATCTTGGCGCAACTCGTCGCGCGCTGGGCCGGCTATACCGCCGATGGCGACATGGTCGGCGGCGATCTGCCCGGCTGGCTGCCCGCTTTGTTCCGCCGCAACGGCTCGACCGCGCTGACCGACCGGCGCGGCGAGTGCGTCTATGCCGGCTGCCCACACTACCGGAAATGCTTCATCGAACGCGCTGCGCGCGCCAGCGCCGATGCCGATATCGTCATTGCCAACCACGCTTTGGTCATGGTCAACGCCGCACGCGGCCGCGAAACCTCGACTCGCCCGACCCGCTATGTGTTCGACGAGGGGCATCATCTGTTCGACGCCGCCGATGCGATGTTTAGCGTCGCGCTGTCGGGGCAGGAGACGATCGAACTGCGCCGCTGGGTCACCGGCCCCGACTCCGGCTCGCGCGGTCGCCGCCGTGGCCTCGCCGCGCGGCTGTCGGACGTCGCCAGCTATGACGAGGGCGGCGCACAGGCGATTGCCGAAGCCGTCGATGCCGCCCGCGCGCTCCCTTCCGAAGGCTGGCTGCAACGCGTCGCCGAGGGTCAGCCGTTCGGCCCGGTCGAAGCACTCCTCGCCGCCGTGCGCGGGCTGACCTATGCCCGCGATACCGACGGGTCGGGCGACGCGGGTTATGGCATCGAAACAGAGCTCGCCGAACCCGATGCCGCACTGATCGACGCCACCGGCCCCGCCGCCGCCGCGATCGAACAATTGCGCCGCCCGCTGATGACGCTGGGCCGCCGCCTCGAAGCGGTGCTCGACGAAGCCCCCGACTGGCTCGACGGCCCGGCGCGCGCGCGGATCGAGGGCGCGATTGCCTCGCTCGGCTGGCGCGCCGAGACCGTCGCCGCCTGGCTTGCGCTGATCGTCCGCATCGGCGGTCCCGCCACGCCCGAGTTCGTCGACTGGCTGGCGGTCGAACGCATCGAAGGGCGCGAAATCGACATCGGCATCCACCGCCGCTGGCTCGACCCGTCCAAACCCTTTGCCGAAACCGTGCTCAAGCCCGCGCATGGCGCACTGGTCACCTCCGCCACCTTGCGCGCTGGCGGCGACTGGGAGGTGGCCGAAGCGCGCAGTGGCGCGCAGCATCTGCTGCATCCGGCCAGCCGGTTCGAGGCCGCATCCCCGTTCGACTATGTCAATCAGGCCGAAGTGCTGATCGTCACCGACATAAAACGTGGCGACATGGGCGCTCTCGCCGCCGCCTATGCTCGGCTGATCCTGGCGGCCCAGGGCGGCACGCTCGGCCTGTTCACCGCGATCCGCCGCCTCCGCGCGGTCCATGCCCGCATCGCCGACCGGCTCGCCCGCGAAGGGCTGCCGCTCTATGCCCAGCATGTCGATCCGATCGACACCGGCACGCTGGTCGATATCTTCCGCGACGAACCGCGCGCCTCGCTGATCGGCACCGATGCGCTACGCGACGGGGTGGATGTGCCCGGCCATTCGCTGCGGCTGGTGGTGATGGAGGGTGTGCCATGGTCAAAGCCCAGCGTCCTCCACGCCGCCCGCCGTCTGGCTTATGGCGGCAGCGCCTATGACGACCGCGTCGTCCGCGCGCGGCTGGCACAGGCATTCGGTCGTCTGATCCGCCGCGCCGACGACCACGGCGCATTCGTGCTGCTGTCCGCCGCGATGCCCAGCCGCCTGCTTACCGCCTTTCCGCCCGGCACCCCGATCATCCGCCTCCCACTCGACGAAGCGGTAAAGCGCGTCGAACGTCTTTCATCTGTCGCGCCCTTGGGGCAAAAGGCTGAGGCAATCCCCCAATCGGAGCCCCGATGA